The segment TCTCGAAGGTCTGGACCATGCCGTCCTGCTGGCGGCGGAACTCGGTGAAGAGCGGGTGGGTGGCGCGCTGCCGCACAAAGCCCCGGGCTTCCACAAAGGGATAGAACTCGCGCTTGAGGGCTTCACGCAGGGGCTGGGCCATGGTGCTTCTCCTCAGGCCAGGGCATTCAAAGGCCGGGCAGCCAGGTCTTGAGGCCCAGGCCCAGCAGGGCGCAGAGCAACAAGACCTCCACCACCCCGCGCCGGGCCCGGATCAGGGCCAGGGCCGCGCCCAGGGCGAGCAAGGCCGCCGGCGCCTCGAAGCCGCCGCCAAAGCCCTGCGGCCACAGCAGGTGGTAGGCAAAGAACAGGGCCAGGTTCAGGATCACGCCCACCACGGCGGCGCTGATGGCCGTCAGCGGCCCGCTCAGGCGCAGGTCGCCGTGGGTGGACTCCACCAGGGGGCCGCCGGCCAGGATGAAGACAAAGGAGGGCAGGAAGGTGAACCAGCTCACCACGCAGGCCGCCAGCGTGCCCGCCACCCAGGGGGCGGCCTGCAGGGCCGCGAGCAGGGCCGGGTCTTGCCAGCCGGCCACAAAGCCCACAAAGGCCAGCACCATGATCAGCGGGCCCGGCGTGGTTTCGCCCAGGGCCAGGCCGTCCATCATCTGGCCGGCGCTGAGCCAGCCCTGCTGATGCACCGCGCCCTGGAACACATAGGGCAGCACCGCATAGGCGCCGCCAAAGGTGAGCAGGGCGGCCTGGCTGAAGAACAGGCCCAGGGCCGGCAGCAGGGGCAGGCTCCAGAGGGCGAGCAGGGGCAGGCCCCAGAGCAGGGTGGCCACCAGCAGCTGCAGGCCCAGGCGGGCGGGCCTGAAGCGGGCATGCGGCGGTGGGGGCGTGTCGTCATCGATCACGGCGGCGCGATGCGCGGCGTCGGCGCTGGCGGCCGGGTGGCCCGCAACGGCGGCGATGCGCTGGCGGCCCAGCCAGCCCAGCAGGGCGGCTGTGGCGATGATCAGGGGAAAGGGCAGCTGCAGGGCGAAGAGGGCGAGAAAGGCTCCGGCCGCCAGGCCCCAGAGCCAGGGGCTGCGACCGAGCACGCGGCTGCCCAGTCGCCAGGCCGCCTGCAGCACGATGGCGGTGACGGCGGCCTTGATGCCGTAGAACAGGCCCGCCACCAGCGGGGTCTGGCCCCAGGCCATATAGGCCCAGGACAGACCGATCAGCAGCAGCAGCGAGGGCAGCACGAAGAGCGCCCCGGCGACGAGGCCGCCGCGCGTCCGGTGCATCAGCCAGCCGATATAGACGGCGAGCTGCTGCGCTTCCGGCCCCGGCAGCAGCATGCAGTAGTTCAGCGCATGCAGGAACCGGCCCTCGCCGATCCAGCGCCGGCGCTGCACCAGCTCCTCATGCATCAGCGCGATCTGGCCGGCCGGGCCGCCAAAGCTGATGCAGCCCAGCTTTAGCCAGAAGCGCAGGGCTTGGCTGAAGCTGGGCGGCTTGGGTGGGACGTCGGGCGTCAATGCAGCGGTCTGGGCGGACATGGCGCGCAGCATAGCGAGCGCCGGTGTCGGCCGGCCAGGGGGCTCAGAGTTTTTCGGTCTGGCTCTGGCGCGGCTGCCACTTCATCAGCCGCCGCTCCAGCCGCCCCACGGCGGCGTCCAGCACCAGGGCAAAGGCGGTGAGCACCAGGATGCCGGCCATCACGGTATTGATGTCGAAAGCGCCCTCGGCCTGCAGGATCAGATAGCCCACGCCGCGCGAGGAGCCCAGGTACTCACCCACCACCGCGCCCACAAAGGCCAGGCCCACGCTGGTGTGCAGGGAGCTGAAGACCCAGCTGGTGGCGCTGGGCAGGTAGACATGGCGCAGCAGCTGGCGCGGGCTGGCCCCCAGCATGCGCGCGTTGGCCAGCACCACGGGGCTGACCTCCTTCACGCCCTGGTAGACATTGAAGAAGACGATGAAGAACACCAGGGTCACACCCAGGGCCACCTTGCTGGCGATGCCCAGCCCGAACCAGACCGCGAAGATGGGCGCCAGGATCACGCGAGGCATGGAGTTCAGGGCCTTGATGTACGGGTCGCAGATGGCGGCGGCCAGGGGCGAGAGCCCCAGCCACAGGCCCGCGCCCAGGCCCAGCGTGGTGCCGATGCCAAAGGCCAGCACCGTCTCCAGCAGCGTCACCCAGAGATGTTCGTAGATGTCGGCGTTGGCGAAGAACCAGTTCCAGATGCGGCCGAAGATCTTGAGCGGCTCGCCGAAGAAGAAGGCCGCCTGCTGCTCGTTCTCGAACATGAAGGGCGGGATCAGGCCCGGCGTGGTGAGCAGATGCCAGAGCCCGAACACCGCCAGCAGCAGGCCCAGCTGCCAGGCGCGCAGATTGCCGGGACGGGGTTGTATGAATTTCCACATGGTCGGATTCAAGCCGCCAGCTGCTGCTGGTAGCCCTTGAGCACTTCCTCGCGCAGCACGCCCCAGATGGCCTGGTGCAGCTCGATGAAGCGCGGGGTGTTGCGCACCTCGGCCACATCGCGCGGCCGCTCCAGGTCGATGCGGAACTCGCCGATGGGCCGGGCCGCCGGGCCGGCGGACAGGCAGACCACGCGGTCGCTCATGGCGATGGCTTCGTCCAGGTCATGCGTGATGAAGAGCACGGCCTTCTTCTTGCTCGCCCACAGGGCCAGCACCTCGTTCTCCATCAGCTGGCGGGTCTGGATGTCCAGGGCCGAGAAGGGCTCGTCCATCAGGATGATGTCGGGGTCCAGCACCAGGGTCTGGGCCAGGCTCACGCGCTTGCGCATGCCGCCGGAGAGCTGGTGGGGGTAGCGGTCGCCAAAGCCGCCCAGGCCCACGCGCTTGAGCCAGTCCTCGGCCTGGGCGCGGGCATCGGCGGCGCCGCGGAATTCCAGACCGGCCATCACGTTCTGCAGCGCGGTGCGCCAGGGCATCAGGCTCTCGGCCTGGAACATATAGCCGGCGCGGGCATTGAGGCCGCTCAGCGCCTGGCCGAAGACCTGCACCGTGCCGCTGCTGGGCTCCAGCAGGCCGGCCGCCACATTCAGCAAGGTGCTCTTGCCGCAGCCCGTGGGTCCCACGACCGAGACGAATTCGCCCGCGCCCACAGCGAGGCTCACATCGCGCACCGCGGTGTAGCGCTGGCCCGGATCGTCCCGCGAGACGAAGGTGCAGCTGACGCCGTCCAGCGCCAGGGCGGGCGGGCGCTCAGCGGTACTTGGCATTGGCCTTCTTCACGAAGTCATTGGTCCAGACGGCCTTGAGGTCCAGGGCCTTGGCCTCGGCCACGTCCTTGTCGATGCTGGCCAGGGCGCGGCGCGCGGTCTCGGCGCCGGCCTCCGGGAAGCTGCCGTCCGGCGAGAGCGCGCCCTTGGCGGCCAGGAAGGCGTCCACATAGACGGCGCGGTCGCCCAGCAGATAGCTTTCGGGCACGGCCTTGATGATGTCGCTGGGCCCGGCCTGCTGTATCCATTTGTCGGCGCGCACCAGGGCATTGGTCACGGCCTGCACCGTGGCGGGATGCTTGTCGATGAAGCTCTGCGCGGTGTAGAGGCAGCCGGCCGGCATGGGGCCGCCGAAGACCTTGTCGGCCTCGGCCACCAGTCGGGTGTCGGAGACGATCTTCAGGTCGCCCGAGCGGGCCAGCAGGGTGATCACCGGATCGAGATTGCTGATCGCATCGATCTGGCCGGCGCGCATGGCGGCCACCGCGCCGCTGCCGGCGCCCACGCCGATGATGGACACATCGCCCGGCTTGAGCCCGGCCTTGGCCAGCACGAAGTTGGCCAGCACATTGGTGGAGGAGCCCGGCGCGGTGACGCCCAGCTTCTTGCCCTTGAGGTCGGCCACCGACTTGAAATTGGGCAGGGTCTTGGGGTTCACGCCCAGCACGATCTGGGGCGCCCGGCCCTGCAGGGCAAAGGCGCGCAGGCGCTGACCCTTGAGCTGCATATTGATGGTGTGCTCGAAGGCGCCGGAGACGATGTCGGCGCTGCCGCCCACCAGGGCCTGCAGGGCGCGCGAGCCGCCGGCAAAGTCGGCAATCGTCACGTCCAGCCCCTCGGCCTTGAAGAAGCCCTGGGTCTCGGCAATGGTCAGGGGCAGGTAATACAGCAGGTTCTTGCCGCCCACCGCGATGGTGAGCTTGGGCTTCTCCAGCGCCTGCGCCAGGGCGGGCAAGGGGCCGAGGGCGCCCAGAGGCAGGGCGCCGGCAGCGATCAGCAGGCTTCTACGGTCCATGGACATGGCTTGTCTCCGTGGCGGTGCTTGTTCTTGCAAACCACTCTAGCAGCGCGATACGGCGCGCCGGACTGCGGCCTACCCTAGGCGGCTCCGCCTTGAGTTCAAATGCCGCCCATGAGCAATGCCAACAGCCGCCTGGTCTATTCCACCGAAACGGGCCGCGCCTGCCCCGACTGCGGCCGGCCCCAGGCCCAGTGCCAGTGCAGGCAGCAGGCCCGGGCCCGCCCCGCGGGCGACGGCATCGTGCGCGTCAGCCGCGAAACCAAGGGCCGCAAGGGCAAGGGCGTCACCCTGGTGCGGGGCCTGGATCTGGACGATGAGGCCCTGAACGCCCTGGCCAAGCAGCTCAAGGCCGCCTGCGGCTCGGGCGGCACGGTCAAGGACGGGGTGATCGAGGTGCAGGGCGACCATGTGGACACGCTGATGACGCGGCTCGCGGCCGCGGGCCACAAGGTCAAGCGCGCGGGCGGCTGAGCGCGGCGTGACATCCTGCGCGCTCGGCCCCACAGCCACGGGGGCCACCGGGCCGGGGTGAGACCTTTGCACGGGCGCGCTTGCGGCGCTCGCCTAGTCTGGCTTCATCCGCCCGCCGCCCGAGGAGCCCCGCATGGAACTCGCACCCCGCCCGTCGTCGCCCCCTCATCCCGCCTCGCGCTACGAACTGCGCTTCCAGTCCCTGTTCGACGCCGGCCGGGCCCTGGCCTTTCCCTGTGATGAGCGCGGGCGCGTGCCGCTGGATGAGCTCAGCGAGCGGGCGCGGGAGAACTATCTCTATGCCCGCGCCGTCGTGGGGCGGGACTATGCCGCACCGCGGCTGTGTGCCTGCGAGGCCTGAAAGTCCGTGGCGGGGATAATCCGCGGATGAAAGATACCGCGCCGTCCTCCGCCCGTCCCTTTGCCGATCTGCCGCTGAGCCCGGCCCTGCAGGCCAATCTCGCCCAGCTCGGCTATGCGCAGATGACGCCCATCCAGGCGGCCTCGCTGCCGCTGGCGCTGCAGGGCCGCGATCTGATCGCCCAGGCCCAGACCGGCAGCGGCAAGACCGCCGCCTTCGCGCTATCGCTGCTGCATCGCCTGGACGCCGGGGTCATGGAGGTGCAGGCCCTGGTGCTCTGCCCCACGCGCGAGCTGGCCGAGCAGGTGACCCAGGAGATCCGCCGCCTGGCGCGCGCGGCCGACAATATCAAGGTGCTCACGCTGTGCGGTGGCTCGCCGCTGCGGCCCCAGGCCGAGAGCCTGGCCTACGGCGCCCACATCGTGGTGGGCACGCCCGGCCGCCTGCTGGACCATCTGGAGCGCGGCACCCTGGGCCTGGGCCGCATCAAGACCTTGGTGCTGGACGAGGCCGATCGCATGCTGGACATGGGCTTTGTCGACGACATCGTGCAGGTGGCCAAGCGCTGCCCCAAGGAGCGCCAGACCCTCTTGTTCTCGGCCACCTACCCGGCCGGCATTGCCGATCTGGCCCAGCGCTTCATGCGCGAGCCGGCCGAGGTCAAGGTGCAGGCCGGTGGGGCCGAGGGCGGCGCGCAGGCCCCGGCCCAGATCCGTCAGCTGGCCTTCGAGGTGGGCGAGGGCGAGCGTCTGCACGCGGTCTCCAGCCTGCTGCTGCATTTCCGTCCGGCCAGCACCATCGCCTTCTGCAATACCAAGCAGCAGTGCCGCGATCTGGTGGATGTGCTGACGGCCCAGGGCTTTGTGGCCCTGGCCCTGCATGGTGATCTGGAGCAGCGCGAGCGCGATCAGGTGCTGATCCAGTTTGCCAACGGCAGTTGCTCGGTGCTGGTGGCCACCGATGTGGCGGCGCGGGGCCTGGACATCGCGCAGCTGGAATGCGTGATCAATGTGGACATGAGCGCCGACGCCGAGGCCCATGTGCACCGCATTGGCCGCACCGGTCGGGCCGGCGCGCAAGGCCTGGCCCTCAGCCTGGCCAGCCTGGACGAGATGGGCCGCGTGGGCCGCATCGAGCAGCTGCTGGGCCGCGAGTTCCAGTGGCAGGGCCTGGACACGCTGACGCCCGCCGAGGGCGGCGCCCCGCTGCAGCCGGCCATGGACACCCTGCAGATCCTGGGTGGCCGCAAGGACAAGATCCGCCCCGGCGACATCCTGGGCGCGCTCACCGGCGAGGCGGGCTTCCAGGCCGCCGACATCGGCAAGATCGCCATCACCGATTTCCACAGCTATGTGGCCGTGAAGCGCGAGCTGGCACGCGAGGTGGTCAAGCGCCTGTCCAACGGCAAGCTCAAGGGCCGCAAGGTCAAGGTGCGGCGCATGGCCGATCTGGCGGCGCTGGACGAGGCGGGCTGAGCCGCCTCGGCGCCCTGCGGCATCACTCGCCCAGGCGCAGCTCCAGGGCTGCCTGACCGGGGCGGCTGAAGCTCAGCCGGTGGGCCAGGCTGGCGAAGTCGATGTCCAGGGCGGCCTCGTGCTCGCCCTGGCGCCAGCGCAGGCTCAGGGCCTGGACCGGCGTGTCCAGCACGGTGAACTCGCCCTGGAAGGCCGGGTGGGCATTGCGCAGGCGGATCAGGTCCAGCAGCTGGCGCACCACGGGGCGCTGCAGGGCCTGCTCG is part of the Shinella sp. XGS7 genome and harbors:
- a CDS encoding translation initiation factor Sui1; this encodes MSNANSRLVYSTETGRACPDCGRPQAQCQCRQQARARPAGDGIVRVSRETKGRKGKGVTLVRGLDLDDEALNALAKQLKAACGSGGTVKDGVIEVQGDHVDTLMTRLAAAGHKVKRAGG
- a CDS encoding ABC transporter ATP-binding protein, producing MPSTAERPPALALDGVSCTFVSRDDPGQRYTAVRDVSLAVGAGEFVSVVGPTGCGKSTLLNVAAGLLEPSSGTVQVFGQALSGLNARAGYMFQAESLMPWRTALQNVMAGLEFRGAADARAQAEDWLKRVGLGGFGDRYPHQLSGGMRKRVSLAQTLVLDPDIILMDEPFSALDIQTRQLMENEVLALWASKKKAVLFITHDLDEAIAMSDRVVCLSAGPAARPIGEFRIDLERPRDVAEVRNTPRFIELHQAIWGVLREEVLKGYQQQLAA
- the dbpA gene encoding ATP-dependent RNA helicase DbpA, with the translated sequence MKDTAPSSARPFADLPLSPALQANLAQLGYAQMTPIQAASLPLALQGRDLIAQAQTGSGKTAAFALSLLHRLDAGVMEVQALVLCPTRELAEQVTQEIRRLARAADNIKVLTLCGGSPLRPQAESLAYGAHIVVGTPGRLLDHLERGTLGLGRIKTLVLDEADRMLDMGFVDDIVQVAKRCPKERQTLLFSATYPAGIADLAQRFMREPAEVKVQAGGAEGGAQAPAQIRQLAFEVGEGERLHAVSSLLLHFRPASTIAFCNTKQQCRDLVDVLTAQGFVALALHGDLEQRERDQVLIQFANGSCSVLVATDVAARGLDIAQLECVINVDMSADAEAHVHRIGRTGRAGAQGLALSLASLDEMGRVGRIEQLLGREFQWQGLDTLTPAEGGAPLQPAMDTLQILGGRKDKIRPGDILGALTGEAGFQAADIGKIAITDFHSYVAVKRELAREVVKRLSNGKLKGRKVKVRRMADLAALDEAG
- the chrA gene encoding chromate efflux transporter — encoded protein: MSAQTAALTPDVPPKPPSFSQALRFWLKLGCISFGGPAGQIALMHEELVQRRRWIGEGRFLHALNYCMLLPGPEAQQLAVYIGWLMHRTRGGLVAGALFVLPSLLLLIGLSWAYMAWGQTPLVAGLFYGIKAAVTAIVLQAAWRLGSRVLGRSPWLWGLAAGAFLALFALQLPFPLIIATAALLGWLGRQRIAAVAGHPAASADAAHRAAVIDDDTPPPPHARFRPARLGLQLLVATLLWGLPLLALWSLPLLPALGLFFSQAALLTFGGAYAVLPYVFQGAVHQQGWLSAGQMMDGLALGETTPGPLIMVLAFVGFVAGWQDPALLAALQAAPWVAGTLAACVVSWFTFLPSFVFILAGGPLVESTHGDLRLSGPLTAISAAVVGVILNLALFFAYHLLWPQGFGGGFEAPAALLALGAALALIRARRGVVEVLLLCALLGLGLKTWLPGL
- a CDS encoding ABC transporter permease — protein: MWKFIQPRPGNLRAWQLGLLLAVFGLWHLLTTPGLIPPFMFENEQQAAFFFGEPLKIFGRIWNWFFANADIYEHLWVTLLETVLAFGIGTTLGLGAGLWLGLSPLAAAICDPYIKALNSMPRVILAPIFAVWFGLGIASKVALGVTLVFFIVFFNVYQGVKEVSPVVLANARMLGASPRQLLRHVYLPSATSWVFSSLHTSVGLAFVGAVVGEYLGSSRGVGYLILQAEGAFDINTVMAGILVLTAFALVLDAAVGRLERRLMKWQPRQSQTEKL
- a CDS encoding ABC transporter substrate-binding protein — its product is MSMDRRSLLIAAGALPLGALGPLPALAQALEKPKLTIAVGGKNLLYYLPLTIAETQGFFKAEGLDVTIADFAGGSRALQALVGGSADIVSGAFEHTINMQLKGQRLRAFALQGRAPQIVLGVNPKTLPNFKSVADLKGKKLGVTAPGSSTNVLANFVLAKAGLKPGDVSIIGVGAGSGAVAAMRAGQIDAISNLDPVITLLARSGDLKIVSDTRLVAEADKVFGGPMPAGCLYTAQSFIDKHPATVQAVTNALVRADKWIQQAGPSDIIKAVPESYLLGDRAVYVDAFLAAKGALSPDGSFPEAGAETARRALASIDKDVAEAKALDLKAVWTNDFVKKANAKYR